In Gemmata obscuriglobus, a single genomic region encodes these proteins:
- a CDS encoding alpha/beta fold hydrolase encodes MARDRLESWFDRFRDRILGSVESREVPTRYGPNQVLLAGRTDGPPLVCLHAMRTGSAFLVAELSPLLERFRVVAPDLPGQSVRGLQVKLPLTDDSHARWLGDLLDGLGLGAVNLFGVSWGGFVARQAASAAPERVCRLALLVPAGIANGSHWKGLTKMALPMIRYRVWRTERNLRRLLDPLFTTWDPDWAGYTGDAIRDMPFDFRIPPLATDDELRRLTMPVLVLGAADDISFPGAAVVGRVRAIVPHADGEVIAGCKHCPPTTPEFRGWLAAKLAAFFE; translated from the coding sequence GTGGCTCGCGATCGACTGGAGTCGTGGTTCGACCGCTTCCGGGACCGCATCCTGGGTTCGGTCGAGAGCCGCGAGGTGCCGACGCGGTACGGGCCGAATCAAGTGCTACTCGCCGGTCGCACTGATGGTCCGCCGCTCGTCTGCCTGCATGCCATGCGGACCGGCTCGGCCTTCCTCGTTGCCGAACTGAGTCCCCTCCTCGAACGGTTCCGCGTCGTTGCCCCCGACCTGCCGGGCCAATCGGTCCGCGGTCTGCAAGTGAAACTACCCCTGACCGACGACTCCCACGCCCGGTGGCTTGGGGACCTGCTCGACGGGCTGGGCCTCGGTGCGGTGAACCTGTTCGGGGTGAGTTGGGGCGGGTTCGTCGCACGGCAGGCCGCCTCGGCGGCACCCGAGCGGGTCTGCCGTCTGGCCCTGCTGGTCCCCGCCGGGATCGCCAACGGCTCACACTGGAAGGGGCTGACCAAGATGGCCCTGCCGATGATCCGGTACCGGGTGTGGCGGACGGAGCGGAACCTACGGCGGCTGCTCGACCCGCTGTTCACAACCTGGGACCCCGACTGGGCCGGGTACACCGGCGACGCCATCCGGGACATGCCGTTCGACTTCCGCATCCCGCCGCTAGCGACCGACGACGAGCTGCGGCGGCTGACAATGCCGGTGCTGGTGCTCGGGGCGGCCGACGACATCTCGTTCCCCGGCGCGGCGGTCGTGGGGCGGGTGCGGGCGATCGTCCCGCACGCCGACGGTGAGGTGATCGCCGGGTGCAAGCACTGCCCGCCGACAACGCCGGAGTTCCGCGGCTGGCTGGCTGCCAAGCTCGCCGCCTTCTTCGAGTGA
- a CDS encoding ISAs1-like element ISGob5 family transposase, with translation MSAAPGPRPLIEYLSQIPDPRVELKCFHDLIDVLMIVTCGTIVGADDFVSIAEFARAKESWFRDRLGLTLRNGIPSHDTLNRVFALVRPEAFGRCFRAWVADAAEGLRVPHIPIDGKTMRGSKRVTGTGARKATHIVSAWAQQLGLTLAQVKTDEKSNEITAIPELLERLDLAGALVSIDAMGTQKDIAQQIVAAKGDYLLAVKDNQPRLLEDIQRLAEGALEASYAGRSTDLNEGTGHGREEMRFCFVIDDLESIRDRNVWPRLRSVVVLVSSRTVAGRTSDEVRYYISSRKASAKRFQTWIRAHWCIENSCHWVLDVAFREDDHRLREGHGPQNMALVRKIALAMLKKANAKCGIKNRRLKAGWDNTYLEQVLLKNPED, from the coding sequence ATGAGTGCCGCCCCCGGCCCACGCCCGTTAATCGAGTACCTGTCCCAGATCCCGGATCCGCGGGTCGAGTTGAAGTGCTTCCACGACTTGATTGATGTACTCATGATCGTGACCTGTGGGACGATCGTCGGGGCCGATGACTTCGTGTCGATCGCCGAGTTCGCGCGGGCCAAGGAGTCCTGGTTCCGGGACCGGCTGGGGCTGACGCTGCGCAACGGGATTCCGTCCCACGACACCCTCAACCGGGTGTTCGCGCTGGTCCGCCCGGAGGCGTTCGGGCGGTGCTTCCGGGCGTGGGTCGCGGACGCCGCCGAGGGCCTCCGGGTGCCCCACATCCCGATCGACGGGAAGACCATGCGGGGGTCCAAGCGGGTCACCGGCACGGGGGCTCGCAAGGCCACACACATCGTCAGCGCATGGGCTCAGCAGTTGGGCCTCACGTTGGCCCAGGTGAAGACCGACGAGAAGTCCAACGAGATCACCGCGATCCCGGAACTGCTGGAGCGGCTGGACCTCGCGGGGGCCCTGGTGAGCATCGACGCGATGGGCACCCAGAAGGACATCGCCCAGCAGATCGTGGCCGCCAAGGGGGACTACCTGCTGGCGGTCAAGGACAACCAGCCGCGGCTGCTCGAGGACATCCAGCGGTTGGCCGAGGGGGCCCTAGAGGCGAGCTACGCGGGCCGCTCGACCGACCTCAACGAAGGAACGGGCCACGGGCGCGAGGAGATGCGGTTCTGTTTCGTGATCGACGACCTGGAGTCGATCCGGGACCGGAATGTGTGGCCCCGGTTGCGGTCCGTCGTGGTGCTCGTCAGCAGCCGCACGGTCGCCGGTAGGACGAGCGACGAGGTGCGGTATTACATCAGCTCGCGGAAGGCATCGGCCAAGCGGTTCCAAACGTGGATCCGGGCTCATTGGTGCATCGAGAATTCATGCCATTGGGTGCTGGATGTCGCGTTCCGAGAAGACGACCACCGACTCCGTGAAGGGCACGGCCCGCAGAATATGGCCCTCGTGCGCAAGATCGCCTTGGCGATGTTGAAGAAGGCAAACGCCAAATGTGGGATCAAGAACCGGCGACTCAAGGCCGGATGGGATAATACCTACCTCGAACAGGTACTACTGAAAAATCCCGAGGATTGA
- a CDS encoding SMI1/KNR4 family protein: MNERLRQLLVAAWHACPEEERHPPAAEGDLRAFEVEFGTIPPAFREYLTVCGGRVGGDGEWIDGLPELADSHRQFRADNEFWHMRGVFIIGWDGGGNPFGIELSSGRVLVEDHDFGGIHEMAPSFPAFLAAGLSPNAEPGAAPDTAG, translated from the coding sequence GTGAACGAGCGACTGCGGCAACTCCTTGTCGCGGCGTGGCACGCCTGCCCTGAGGAGGAACGCCACCCGCCGGCCGCCGAGGGCGACCTGCGGGCGTTCGAGGTCGAGTTCGGGACGATCCCGCCAGCGTTCCGCGAGTACCTGACGGTGTGCGGCGGGCGCGTGGGCGGTGACGGCGAGTGGATCGACGGGCTGCCCGAGTTGGCCGATTCGCACCGCCAGTTCCGAGCGGACAACGAGTTCTGGCACATGCGAGGAGTGTTCATCATCGGTTGGGATGGCGGCGGCAACCCGTTCGGCATCGAGCTCTCGTCCGGGCGAGTGCTGGTCGAGGATCACGACTTTGGCGGCATCCACGAGATGGCCCCTTCGTTCCCCGCGTTCCTGGCCGCCGGGTTATCCCCAAACGCCGAACCCGGCGCTGCACCTGACACCGCCGGCTGA
- a CDS encoding SMI1/KNR4 family protein translates to MAVQVSCPFGHRRAQGVQSLEEVETWLGRPLPEPYRSFLAGTAVSFLAANGRTLVYGRTAVMERNDTHESRAYCPGHLMIGDNSGGVALVLSLADGQVHSVGMGAMTPDCFEPVAQSFAAWQAAGFLCAE, encoded by the coding sequence ATGGCGGTGCAGGTGAGCTGTCCGTTCGGCCACCGGAGGGCGCAGGGCGTGCAGTCGCTGGAAGAGGTCGAGACATGGCTCGGGCGACCGCTGCCGGAGCCGTACCGTTCCTTCCTAGCGGGCACCGCCGTGTCGTTCCTCGCGGCCAATGGGCGGACGCTGGTGTACGGTCGCACCGCCGTGATGGAGCGGAATGACACCCACGAGTCGCGGGCGTACTGCCCAGGGCACCTGATGATCGGCGACAACAGCGGCGGGGTCGCGCTCGTGCTGTCGCTCGCGGACGGGCAGGTCCACAGCGTCGGCATGGGGGCAATGACGCCGGACTGCTTTGAGCCAGTAGCCCAGAGCTTTGCGGCGTGGCAGGCCGCGGGTTTCCTGTGCGCGGAGTAA
- a CDS encoding transposase, which produces MRPKRQSIRATPAHATRHLRPVLTDWLGRAVQLPKRRRTCTPEVVWRVVLFAAAFARSVAAACAAIADAPSGQAIWDCLYLTLPKRRRTLERRLRPALHAPLGKRKRAARVAIDYHRIGYFGTPNRDTTRSKGAGGTHTFHTYATACLVGGPDRYTLGLTAVGEKEPMTAVLTRLLDQVTAARVTVRVALLDKAFFSIAVMRLLQARGVPFVIPAVVRGRKPRPGVKGVGLRAVRRRGAGRYAYTHADRGTSVRVHVVIAHKSYRYRRTGGRRSKKLLYAVWRVSGSPVAIRDLYRTRFGIESSYRQLGQVRPRTSTTDGVVRLLWVAVGLILRNAWLWSRSARGLGWTLAAVCLILLADGLAPTDGENKSITTARSANKTKPPT; this is translated from the coding sequence ATGCGACCCAAACGTCAGTCTATCCGAGCCACCCCGGCCCACGCCACCCGGCACCTCCGTCCGGTCCTGACCGACTGGCTCGGCCGTGCGGTCCAACTGCCCAAGCGTCGCCGCACCTGTACACCCGAGGTGGTGTGGCGGGTGGTGCTGTTCGCCGCGGCGTTCGCCCGCTCGGTGGCCGCGGCCTGTGCCGCGATCGCCGACGCCCCGTCCGGGCAGGCCATCTGGGATTGCTTGTACCTCACGCTGCCCAAGCGGCGCCGCACCCTCGAGCGGCGGTTGCGGCCGGCCCTCCACGCCCCGCTCGGCAAGCGGAAGCGGGCGGCTCGGGTCGCGATCGACTACCACCGGATCGGGTACTTCGGGACGCCGAACCGGGACACCACCCGGTCCAAGGGGGCCGGCGGCACCCACACGTTCCACACGTACGCCACCGCGTGCCTCGTCGGGGGACCGGACCGGTACACGCTCGGGTTGACGGCCGTGGGCGAGAAGGAGCCGATGACCGCGGTGCTCACCCGGCTGTTGGATCAGGTGACGGCGGCACGGGTTACGGTCCGGGTCGCGCTGCTGGACAAGGCGTTCTTCTCGATCGCGGTGATGCGGTTGCTCCAGGCGCGGGGTGTGCCGTTCGTGATCCCGGCCGTGGTCCGGGGCCGCAAGCCCCGGCCCGGGGTGAAGGGGGTCGGGTTGCGGGCCGTGCGGCGGCGGGGCGCGGGTCGATATGCGTACACCCACGCGGATCGGGGCACCTCGGTGCGGGTGCACGTGGTGATCGCTCACAAGAGCTACCGGTACCGGCGGACCGGGGGCCGGCGGAGCAAGAAGTTACTGTACGCGGTGTGGCGGGTGAGCGGGAGCCCGGTGGCGATTCGGGACCTGTACCGGACCCGATTCGGGATCGAGAGCAGCTACCGCCAGTTGGGGCAGGTTCGGCCCCGGACCTCGACCACCGATGGGGTCGTGCGACTCCTGTGGGTGGCCGTCGGGCTGATCCTGCGTAACGCCTGGTTGTGGTCCCGCTCAGCCCGCGGCCTCGGGTGGACACTGGCGGCGGTATGCCTGATACTGTTGGCCGATGGGCTGGCACCTACAGATGGCGAAAATAAGTCCATTACTACTGCACGATCGGCCAACAAAACCAAGCCGCCAACTTGA
- a CDS encoding SMI1/KNR4 family protein, whose product MQSLEEVETWLGRPLPEPYRSFLAGTAVSFLAANGRTLVYGRNAVMERNDTYESRAYCPGHLMIGDNSGGAALVLSLADGQVHSVGMGAMTPDCFEPVAQSFTAWQAADFLCAE is encoded by the coding sequence GTGCAGTCGCTGGAAGAGGTCGAGACATGGCTCGGGCGACCGCTGCCGGAGCCGTACCGTTCCTTCCTAGCGGGGACCGCCGTGTCGTTCCTCGCGGCCAATGGGCGAACGCTGGTGTACGGTCGCAACGCCGTAATGGAGCGGAATGACACCTATGAGTCGCGAGCGTACTGCCCAGGGCACCTGATGATCGGCGACAACAGCGGCGGGGCCGCGCTCGTGCTGTCGCTCGCGGACGGGCAGGTCCACAGCGTCGGCATGGGGGCAATGACGCCGGACTGCTTTGAGCCAGTAGCCCAGAGCTTTACGGCGTGGCAGGCCGCGGATTTCCTGTGCGCGGAGTAA
- a CDS encoding phage portal protein family protein, which produces MPSVLSRLASLFPAYRRTYAPAVATPEERAARVIAAAKAQIEQSRRRPRPSSDEKVPVNYSGGIAGKVWFHPYLDSGTRDTPEIRAAMRLMRRSPWVATAWEPAILTVAAEDWQVQASEPGNPESEEQADAFKAMIEDYLAGGIISVVRAVCAPLGSEGHSLAEPVWNPGRQGKLAKHIVCTKLSAKDTDDTCGDVRLGGDTFGNVKWVQARRAPEQPAYPIEDFVFSRYMTVFDEPLGLAAYRPAYGAWWMLDTVDKLRVIHHEKRMAGMLMGTYQSDDDKPALEDALRKAKSATWIAVPEGVRIEAINLSAASEPDYKSFAESKRDEVVSGITFATLQSLVSAAPELRGDSKVQKSIADLVPWLLMALVTDAVNKQLAPKFVDFNYPYPAGGAYPKLTFGAASNQELLELLQVVQGAQAIGFTGPNALSKKHYAKAFSLQLADPNDPDDALQLPGPSADPMGGMGMGGMGGMGGGFPPGPSMGGDPAMLPPGDPSAGGGAAVPFAEQRVHVFGWDDWKQTNTPAGPRMVSASGKRSLTLESFQRLSSRTRAGGALPKARGAGPAPVRAPAPPQAPAAPEPPAAPKPPASPVAPAAPTPASVAPAPTTARGALAARRAAAAAGRGAKAAARTAGDAAALGLAGGSSTVQGAGWAAEKLGQAIRRVPLLDSVGAPLERFGKALKDEARSIAIQAMIRGQKGAATRKAVKRVLKAAAPDFYRNYKIHGLGKALVMEAGTLALSFTLGTAAVGGALALAGLAGAPGVAGLAVGTVAGKGLTATALLGAGAKTYLSGAVSGIIRKAVQAPFYGRWNNLRGTRGAGTAVRKADAAMEARRAQDLGTNTGGLLSRAKRALLLKTRGPKAVARAEARAKLKAARAGMVAGPSAAVGAARNANNRAGGRDFYRGPGQASQRKFFAEAAGDDPLGFVVAFREQAERAIGRPVDLTDEQLAALLADLLEYLDEATAAALDEDAPPQAESFAERAAEQGLEWAVFGWQPARTRSGGVKAVGTAEHQGQVLYGDRARAALERQAGVGRRATAPRTLTFETVGPRGGVKRTVERGVSPERAREVVAQQARRDAQDGPADPRAPRLVKINRTRIRKAVTAQAAELAPAAARAGSDPAAAAKVADAGKQAVTHAAAELKKLGPLPEAVRPVIRSTWLDAARGMPKGQRKEVGNLLEDTLGRDVDAAGDLALKLGGYLAKLPAGGAKLVVGALGRFAGGLVRAAVKAPRTAKRLAGEVVGDVVRAGAHDRQTASNLISGAAGAVTAAGRAALAVPRTLAGHAADAAVSTAVGTGQGLLALARETLRLTPKAVRAGWGAAKWLANSRLGRAARPFLWWGAALVGGAAVMAAPVLAAGAGLIPPLAGFLAAPAAVAGTVYLGRKIGRKAADAGMRATGNDEVVPHSERVHAFAWHEWTRQGDRMVSPGGKRSLTLDAFQKLSARRGGTPAPGAAGVRAPAPGRSPFAPPASPQPGRVYQVAPGRVAVDPGRFQFKLNTNARGVGTELAHVTTFDPELAGVLAVWKDPADGRTYVVNGHHRLDLANRTGARDVSVRYVTAKTAEEARAKGALINIAEGRGTAVDAAKFLRDTGRSAADLAAAGISLKGQVARDAADLVKLAPDLFRQVAHGSLDPDRAAAVARHLDDHLDQQRLLSALAKQEERTGRPAGPRVVEAMAQEMRDAPKVSRTQESLFGPIEQDESVYFHRAELKAYVRAELAKEAKDFRLGASVRRAQALESVAGNRLATEQNRTIADRADAALDDFDRGARLKGPLSDLLNEYAVHYADATNAGRSQLRAKTLAAVRNVLSGSDPGAAPVVAKRGPGLFD; this is translated from the coding sequence GTGCCGTCCGTCCTGTCCCGCCTCGCGAGCCTGTTCCCCGCGTACCGCCGCACCTACGCGCCGGCCGTGGCCACCCCCGAGGAGCGGGCGGCCCGGGTCATCGCGGCGGCCAAGGCCCAGATCGAGCAGTCCCGCCGGCGGCCGCGCCCGTCGTCGGACGAGAAGGTGCCGGTCAACTACAGCGGCGGGATCGCCGGCAAGGTGTGGTTCCACCCGTACCTGGACTCGGGCACCCGGGACACGCCCGAGATCCGCGCCGCCATGCGGCTCATGCGCCGCAGCCCGTGGGTCGCGACGGCCTGGGAGCCGGCGATCCTGACGGTCGCGGCCGAGGACTGGCAGGTGCAGGCGTCGGAGCCCGGGAACCCGGAGAGCGAGGAGCAGGCGGACGCGTTCAAGGCGATGATCGAGGACTACCTGGCGGGCGGCATCATCTCGGTCGTGCGGGCCGTCTGCGCCCCGCTCGGGAGCGAGGGGCACTCGCTCGCCGAGCCGGTCTGGAACCCCGGCCGGCAGGGGAAGCTCGCGAAGCACATCGTCTGCACCAAGCTGTCGGCCAAGGACACCGACGACACGTGCGGCGACGTGCGGCTGGGCGGCGACACGTTCGGCAACGTGAAGTGGGTGCAGGCCCGGCGCGCGCCGGAGCAGCCCGCGTACCCCATTGAGGACTTCGTGTTCAGCCGGTACATGACGGTGTTCGACGAGCCGCTCGGGCTCGCCGCGTACCGCCCGGCGTACGGCGCGTGGTGGATGCTGGACACGGTGGACAAGCTCCGCGTGATCCACCACGAGAAGCGCATGGCCGGCATGCTCATGGGCACGTACCAGAGCGACGACGACAAGCCGGCGCTGGAGGACGCGCTGCGGAAGGCCAAGAGCGCCACCTGGATCGCCGTGCCCGAGGGGGTGCGGATCGAGGCGATCAACCTGTCGGCCGCCTCGGAGCCCGACTACAAGAGCTTCGCCGAGAGCAAGCGGGACGAGGTGGTCAGCGGGATCACGTTCGCCACGCTCCAGAGCCTGGTGAGCGCCGCCCCCGAGCTGCGCGGGGACTCGAAGGTCCAGAAGTCGATCGCCGACCTGGTGCCGTGGCTCCTGATGGCGCTGGTGACGGACGCGGTCAACAAGCAGCTCGCCCCCAAGTTCGTCGACTTCAACTACCCGTACCCGGCCGGCGGGGCGTACCCCAAGCTCACCTTCGGGGCGGCCAGCAACCAGGAGCTGCTCGAGCTGCTCCAGGTGGTGCAGGGGGCGCAGGCGATCGGGTTCACCGGCCCGAACGCGCTGTCCAAGAAGCACTACGCGAAGGCGTTCAGCCTCCAGCTCGCGGACCCGAACGACCCCGACGACGCGCTCCAGCTGCCCGGCCCAAGCGCCGACCCGATGGGCGGCATGGGCATGGGCGGCATGGGCGGCATGGGCGGTGGGTTCCCGCCCGGCCCGTCGATGGGGGGCGACCCCGCAATGCTCCCGCCCGGCGACCCGTCCGCCGGCGGTGGCGCGGCGGTGCCGTTCGCGGAACAGCGGGTGCACGTGTTCGGCTGGGACGACTGGAAGCAGACCAACACGCCCGCCGGCCCGCGCATGGTGAGCGCCAGCGGGAAGCGGTCGCTCACACTCGAGTCGTTCCAGCGGTTGAGTTCCCGGACCCGCGCGGGCGGCGCGCTGCCGAAGGCCCGGGGCGCCGGCCCGGCCCCGGTGCGGGCGCCCGCACCGCCCCAGGCGCCCGCCGCGCCGGAGCCCCCGGCCGCGCCGAAACCGCCCGCGTCGCCCGTGGCGCCGGCCGCTCCGACGCCCGCCTCCGTTGCTCCCGCGCCGACGACCGCCCGGGGCGCGCTCGCCGCCCGGCGGGCCGCGGCCGCGGCGGGGCGGGGCGCGAAGGCGGCGGCGCGGACGGCCGGGGACGCGGCCGCGCTCGGGCTGGCCGGCGGGTCGTCCACGGTCCAGGGCGCGGGGTGGGCCGCCGAGAAGCTGGGGCAGGCGATCCGCCGGGTGCCGCTCCTCGACTCCGTCGGCGCGCCCCTCGAGCGGTTCGGCAAGGCGCTCAAGGACGAGGCCCGCTCGATCGCCATCCAGGCCATGATCCGCGGGCAGAAGGGCGCGGCCACCCGGAAGGCGGTCAAGCGGGTGCTCAAGGCCGCGGCCCCGGACTTCTACCGCAACTACAAGATCCACGGGCTGGGCAAGGCGCTGGTGATGGAGGCCGGCACCCTGGCGCTGTCGTTCACCCTCGGCACCGCGGCCGTCGGCGGGGCGCTGGCCCTGGCCGGGCTCGCGGGCGCCCCCGGCGTCGCGGGGCTGGCCGTCGGCACCGTCGCGGGCAAGGGCCTGACCGCGACCGCGCTCCTCGGGGCCGGGGCGAAAACGTACCTGTCCGGGGCCGTGTCCGGGATCATCCGCAAGGCGGTCCAGGCGCCGTTCTACGGCCGCTGGAACAACCTCCGCGGCACGCGCGGGGCGGGGACCGCGGTGCGCAAGGCGGACGCCGCGATGGAGGCCCGCCGCGCCCAGGACCTGGGCACCAACACCGGCGGGCTGCTCTCCCGCGCGAAGCGCGCCCTCTTGCTCAAGACCCGCGGGCCGAAGGCGGTGGCCCGCGCGGAGGCCCGGGCCAAGTTGAAGGCCGCCCGGGCGGGCATGGTGGCCGGGCCGAGCGCGGCCGTGGGCGCCGCCCGCAACGCGAACAACCGGGCCGGCGGGCGGGACTTCTACCGCGGCCCGGGGCAGGCGTCGCAGCGGAAGTTCTTCGCCGAGGCCGCCGGCGACGACCCGCTCGGGTTCGTGGTCGCGTTCCGCGAGCAGGCCGAACGCGCGATCGGCCGCCCGGTGGACCTGACCGACGAGCAGCTCGCGGCGCTGCTGGCGGACCTGCTCGAGTACCTGGACGAGGCGACCGCCGCGGCGCTCGACGAGGACGCGCCCCCGCAGGCCGAGTCGTTCGCCGAGCGGGCGGCGGAGCAGGGGCTCGAATGGGCCGTGTTCGGGTGGCAGCCGGCGCGGACCCGGTCCGGGGGCGTGAAGGCCGTCGGTACCGCGGAGCATCAGGGGCAGGTTCTTTATGGGGACAGGGCCCGGGCCGCGCTCGAGCGCCAGGCCGGCGTCGGCCGCCGGGCCACGGCCCCGCGGACCCTGACGTTCGAGACCGTCGGCCCGCGCGGGGGCGTGAAGCGCACGGTCGAGCGCGGCGTGAGCCCGGAGCGGGCGCGCGAGGTGGTCGCCCAGCAGGCCCGCCGCGACGCCCAGGACGGCCCCGCGGACCCGCGTGCCCCGCGGCTCGTGAAGATCAACCGGACCCGGATCCGCAAGGCCGTCACCGCGCAGGCCGCCGAACTCGCCCCGGCCGCCGCCCGGGCGGGGAGCGATCCCGCCGCGGCCGCGAAGGTGGCCGACGCCGGGAAGCAGGCGGTGACGCACGCCGCGGCCGAGTTGAAGAAGCTCGGGCCGCTCCCGGAGGCCGTGCGGCCCGTCATCCGGTCCACGTGGCTCGACGCCGCCCGGGGCATGCCGAAGGGCCAGCGCAAAGAGGTCGGCAACCTGCTGGAGGACACGCTCGGCCGGGACGTGGACGCGGCCGGGGACCTCGCGCTCAAGCTCGGCGGGTACCTCGCCAAGCTGCCCGCGGGCGGCGCGAAGCTGGTGGTCGGGGCGCTGGGGCGGTTCGCCGGCGGGCTGGTGCGGGCGGCGGTCAAGGCCCCGCGGACCGCCAAGCGGCTGGCCGGCGAGGTGGTGGGCGACGTCGTTCGTGCCGGCGCCCACGACCGGCAGACCGCCTCGAACCTGATCTCCGGGGCCGCCGGGGCGGTGACCGCGGCGGGCCGGGCCGCGCTGGCCGTGCCCCGCACCCTGGCCGGGCACGCGGCCGACGCCGCCGTGTCCACCGCCGTCGGCACGGGCCAGGGGCTGCTGGCGCTCGCCCGCGAAACCCTGCGGCTCACCCCGAAGGCGGTCCGGGCCGGCTGGGGCGCGGCCAAATGGCTGGCGAACTCGCGCCTCGGGCGGGCGGCCCGGCCGTTCCTGTGGTGGGGCGCGGCGCTGGTGGGCGGGGCCGCCGTGATGGCCGCGCCGGTGCTGGCCGCCGGGGCCGGGCTGATCCCGCCGCTGGCCGGGTTCCTCGCCGCCCCCGCGGCGGTCGCGGGCACCGTGTACCTGGGCCGCAAGATCGGGCGCAAGGCCGCCGACGCCGGGATGCGGGCCACCGGGAACGACGAGGTGGTGCCCCACTCCGAGCGGGTGCACGCGTTCGCGTGGCACGAGTGGACCCGGCAGGGCGACCGGATGGTGTCGCCGGGCGGCAAGCGGTCGCTCACCCTGGACGCGTTCCAGAAGCTCAGCGCGCGCCGCGGCGGCACCCCGGCTCCGGGGGCCGCGGGGGTGCGGGCGCCCGCACCGGGCCGGTCGCCGTTCGCGCCGCCGGCGAGCCCGCAGCCCGGGCGGGTGTACCAGGTCGCGCCCGGGCGGGTGGCGGTGGACCCGGGCCGGTTCCAGTTCAAGCTCAACACCAACGCCCGGGGCGTCGGCACCGAGCTCGCGCACGTGACCACGTTCGACCCGGAGCTGGCGGGCGTGCTGGCGGTCTGGAAGGACCCGGCCGACGGGCGGACGTACGTGGTGAACGGGCACCACCGGCTCGACCTCGCGAACCGCACCGGCGCCCGCGACGTGAGCGTCCGGTACGTGACCGCGAAAACGGCGGAAGAGGCCCGGGCCAAGGGGGCGCTGATCAACATCGCCGAGGGCCGGGGCACCGCGGTGGACGCGGCCAAGTTCCTGCGCGACACGGGCCGCTCGGCCGCCGACCTCGCGGCCGCCGGGATCTCGCTCAAGGGGCAGGTGGCGCGGGACGCCGCCGACCTGGTGAAGCTCGCCCCGGACCTGTTCCGCCAGGTGGCCCACGGGTCCCTCGACCCGGACCGCGCGGCCGCGGTGGCCCGGCACCTGGACGACCACCTGGACCAGCAGCGGCTCCTGTCGGCGCTGGCCAAGCAGGAGGAGCGGACCGGGCGGCCCGCGGGCCCGCGGGTGGTCGAGGCGATGGCCCAGGAGATGCGCGACGCCCCCAAGGTGAGCCGCACGCAGGAGTCGCTGTTCGGCCCGATCGAGCAGGACGAGAGCGTCTACTTCCACCGCGCCGAGCTGAAGGCGTACGTGCGGGCCGAGCTGGCGAAGGAGGCCAAGGACTTCCGGCTCGGGGCGAGCGTGCGCCGCGCCCAGGCCCTCGAGTCCGTGGCCGGCAACCGGCTCGCCACCGAGCAGAACCGCACGATCGCCGACCGCGCGGACGCGGCCCTCGACGACTTCGACCGCGGCGCCCGGCTCAAGGGGCCGCTCTCCGACCTCCTGAACGAGTACGCGGTGCACTATGCCGACGCCACCAACGCCGGGCGCTCCCAGCTCCGGGCCAAAACCCTCGCCGCAGTGCGAAACGTGCTATCCGGCAGCGACCCCGGAGCAGCTCCGGTCGTGGCGAAGCGAGGTCCGGGACTTTTTGACTGA
- a CDS encoding HEAT repeat domain-containing protein, producing the protein MKPPPQASAQEPDSEVEQLIARLREPAGRVQFFGTLIPGGEVLQFSPPMKELIRLGARALPALHRLVGEEAIRNEVVLVLGAIGDRETVPLLIDAYPTDDVRGLGSDDPRWVRVMCFSFALPYLTGQQIGRDRSGADFDPENRQLWRRWWAVYGWGFSVSADKPNATWVPHYPSP; encoded by the coding sequence ATGAAACCACCACCTCAGGCCTCGGCACAGGAGCCCGACTCGGAAGTGGAGCAATTGATCGCCCGATTGCGCGAGCCGGCCGGGCGGGTGCAGTTCTTCGGCACGCTCATCCCCGGCGGGGAAGTGCTGCAGTTCTCCCCGCCGATGAAGGAGCTGATCCGGCTGGGTGCTCGCGCACTCCCGGCGCTCCACCGGCTCGTGGGTGAGGAGGCGATCCGGAACGAGGTTGTTCTGGTACTCGGTGCGATCGGCGATCGCGAGACGGTGCCGCTGCTGATCGACGCCTACCCCACCGACGACGTGCGCGGCCTCGGGTCGGATGATCCCCGCTGGGTCCGGGTCATGTGCTTCTCGTTCGCGCTCCCGTACCTGACCGGCCAGCAGATCGGGCGAGATCGCAGTGGCGCAGACTTCGATCCGGAGAACCGGCAGCTGTGGCGGCGGTGGTGGGCGGTATACGGCTGGGGGTTCAGTGTGTCGGCAGACAAGCCTAACGCTACGTGGGTACCTCACTACCCGTCGCCGTAA